AGTTATCGGATGTCGGGTATGGAGTTCTCTACTCCTCTTCAGCAGAGTTGGTCAAAGAAAGGTATGCTGTCCAGGCAATACCAATCATGGACACAAAGGGCTGCGACAGGTCAGCAATCAGTGCACACAATTCCGTGGATTTTGGAAAAACTCACAATCTGGAATTGAATAGGGACAACTCGGAAGTTCAGAACCTGAACTGCAGGCCAAATGAGAAAGTTGGCCTTCAGGGTTGGGATGTATACGTCCTGGAATTTGCGAGCCAGGGCCCGTCGACCACCACCTTCCGTGATGGTcatgaaagaaaagaaacacacCAAACCTAAAACAATGAAGTTAGCAATGTCCAATCAACTTCACAGCGCAATGGGTCCGTACCAAACGGCGCAAATAGAAACTGGTCCGCCGCAACCCGTTTCAGAGCCGGGATAGTCGGATTCTTCTTGGTGAGCGGAAATGTTCGCGATAAGAATCCAAACCACTGGAACTGGACGGGCGCCATGAAGAAACCATAGGACATGAAGCGGGTAAGCCGCTCAAAGTCAAATGGTGGTGGCCGATTGCTCGCAAAGTCCAACTCTCCCACAGCAGGTGGTTTTTTCTTGTCGAGCTCATGAATCTCGATCGAAATCAAATCGCTGTCCGTTTCTGCTCTGTTTGGTACTTGGGTTCTGTAGCCCGAGATCAACTGTGCAACGGTATCTGCGACTCCACCAAGCACCTAAAGACATTATTCAGCGTAAATCGACGGACTCGTTCGGTTTTGACGGCAAATATTCTTACAGCGTTGGTGACCATAGTAGTCAACACTGGAGTGAGCAGTCATATTAGCTGGGTCCGAGTATTATAGTCGAGCGGTCATCTTACCCGGCCTCTCCGCATAGTAGGAGTTGAACTTGGCCGCCAGCCGCGCGGCGATCACCATCTCAATCAGAAAGATTATAGCGTGAAGTAAGGGCTGAAGTTGAGAGACAAGAGTACATGGTCAGTGTATTGGCTTTTATTTTTCATGGAAGGGAGTAGAAGAAGTGATGGAGCCAGACAATTCCAAGTCGTTCTAAAACGCCATGGTGTGGAGAAATATATACATACCACACGACCATAGATATACCTCCTGTCTAGTCCATCCAGAAACCGGCGTCGCACCAATGAGAGCATATTGAAAGAACGAAGGAGAGAGACAATaaataaaagaaaatgaGCAAGAGACTGACACCTGATTCCAAAGCCAAAAGAATGGGGGGAGGCAAGGCAGAATCAGTGGACCGGGCCTCAGTATGACGCAAAGAACAGAGTAAGGGGAAAAGGAGGTAGCGAGAACTGGGAGAATAACAGCCGGACACAACAAGTAAGCGCTGGGCGTCCTCAAAGACCAGCGTAAAAATAGATGGCACACGATATACAAACGTCACAGAATGTCAAGTGTGGAGTTTCCATCGAAGATCACAGCGATATCGAGTCTCCCTCTGAAGGACACATGGGGATTCCGATCGCGCGATAAGCGGGCGCCAGAGCAGCCAATCACAGTGCATAGGGCACATGATATTGGCTGATGCTCAGCCCTACGTCTTTGTTACCCCTACACGCTTGAAAGCCATTCTCGTCTTCTATCTTTGCTCCTTAGCTGACTGACTACTCAGACAGAAGACATTGTGGTGACTGCTTGCAGCTCCAATGGTCAAAGATGCCGCAACTCTCCCCCCAGCCAAAATCATCCTCCAAATTGCATACCATCTCGATGAATCACCATATGACTACAAATATACATCCATCAACTCCTTTGCTCGAGCACACCGCCACCTCTATAACATTGTCGATCGCTTCTGTACAGGCTTGATGCGAAGGACTgcagaaagagaggagaaaaaaaatcaaaaacaAACACTATTCCCATCCAAGCCTCAGCTCACTCACATGGGTAGAGCAAGTTCTGAACAGCATCTCaagcctttttttttttttttttggaagaTTTTCCTTAAAACCACTCTACTTGACCCTAAATATCGAAGTAAAGaatgctttttctttttttttatacTTATAAAAGAGTGTCTTTCTGCTGTTACCGATGTTTCATCGAGTTTATACCTTACCGATTAGACTTCGAAGTCTGTGTAAGGTTATAAATAACTCTACGTTAAGCACTAAGTAATGCAATGGACGATAGACGAACAATTATAACGACTGGTTGATGGCATTGCTCCTTTATGAATAGTGCTTGACCTACACTTGGCACTTGATAACAACAACCTCAACCATGTGGGAAGCGGGGAACGTGTTTTTATCAGTTGGCGCAGAGTTACTTGTTATATATCTCAAGCGATGGTCGATTAATTTCCTATTTGCAATTGAGCGCTCTCTTGAAATTCGCGGATTCAGGAGGCTAGTTAAGCTGTTATAAACTATCAACAAAGCATGTACTCCAGCAGAGGAGCAGGAAAAGCAAACGAATCTGATGAAGTCGTGGATCGATAACAGAGAGGAGTTGAATGTAATTATCCAGCACGAGCTACGTCTCCTCGACGAGAAGGAGTCATTGGAAAATCCGAAGGGATGAGGTGGTATTATCGTTTTTTGATGATATCATTATTATGTACCTCGGAATCAGGGCTCATTGAATCGCCCTTGATCGCACGCTATGCTGAACATCGTTTTTCTCGAAAAGACACCACACACGAAAAGACCAACTGAAGGAAGCTGGAAGGGATATGGGTGAAAAGCAGTCGGGTTTCTCGGCTTTTTGGGCAATAATGTAAATAGACGATAAGCTCCTGGCTAAGAGCGTTAAGTGTCAATTTCGAATCACAGTATGCTTTGCCTTGTAGCTTCGCTTTTGCCTGCGTAGGCAACTCGCCGTAACCTGTATACCCATAGAGAAATGTTATTTGTCTTAACCTTAAGTTTTCGTAAAGTCTATTTTACCAAGATTCCTGACTCCTTTCACATCTCAGATGACCTTTCATCCACAACCTGCAACATAAGTACCAACAGTTCATTCACCAGACTCACCCGTCCACAAGCGAACTTTCTTCGTGCCCTCTTATCGACCTTGCTATCATCGTGATAGTAGCCAACAGAAAATTCAGTTAGACAAAGTAGGACAAACCCGAAGGATTCGTCACCAAGGGCTCTCAACAGAGCCCTAACTCGCTTCGGTTTCTAAAGCGAGACGCAGGTCAACATGCAAGGATAGAGAAATGAAGACAGACCGGTCATATAGATTGGAAAGGCAGACTACTCCTTATGGTACAGCAGCCCACAGAATGCAGAGACAAATCTCGCCGTGGTCGACACAGAGAGGTACTCTGCATACTTCGCTGAACcccagctgattgagtgtATGAGTAAGTACAAATACTAGGAAATATTCAATTACACTTCTTGGCTGGACACTGACTCACCATCCTTTAGTCCTCGTCCATGCCGCTAGAAGGAAGGTCGATGAACGCGACGCATCGGCCTATGGAATTGCTACGGATGGGGAAGATTGGAAATTCCATTGTGTCAACCATAACACAAAAGTAAGATGACACTTTTTGCTTTGAGCAAGTACAGGTGCTAACGTAATTTCCAAGTTCTCCTGGATCAGTCTCGGTTGGCAtgtgaaaaagaaaaagattgTGCTCTTGCTCGATAGAATTCTTGACCAACTCGCCACCCTCTCGTGACAGTTGACTGTTAGCCAGGAAACCGGAAAAAACATTTCAGACAGTCGGCGATGTGGATTTGGGTCCAGATGGCGACAGGGAGGAGAATGTGTAGATCTCTCTGGGTTTGCTGTTCGGGTTTCTGGTTATTTGCTGCTGGATTTGCTTCAATGTTGTTTCTGAATGTCAGAAGCGTTGGCGATACTTGTTCATTTCGACTGCCAGTGGAGAGACCATGGTACGAAGCTCAATTAAGTCGTGTCGTGAGTGAGTCTACGTTTTTACCAGTCTTAAATTACGGATTTTCTCTTTTCAAATCATTGTGTATGTCTATATGTAGGTCGCAAAACTTAATGAAGATTACCAACGCAAGCGAGATGACATGCGGTTATTTGCAAGACTGCTTTTTGCACATGGCTAGGCACAATCGATTTCCTAAGTACTACTCGCATAGATACCATGGACTTTT
This Aspergillus chevalieri M1 DNA, chromosome 3, nearly complete sequence DNA region includes the following protein-coding sequences:
- a CDS encoding Mpv17/PMP22 family protein (COG:S;~EggNog:ENOG410PJFR;~InterPro:IPR007248;~PFAM:PF04117;~TransMembrane:5 (o20-42i128-150o170-190i202-221o227-247i);~go_component: GO:0016021 - integral component of membrane [Evidence IEA]), yielding MLSLVRRRFLDGLDRRYIYGRVPLLHAIIFLIEMVIAARLAAKFNSYYAERPVLTTMVTNAVLGGVADTVAQLISGYRTQVPNRAETDSDLISIEIHELDKKKPPAVGELDFASNRPPPFDFERLTRFMSYGFFMAPVQFQWFGFLSRTFPLTKKNPTIPALKRVAADQFLFAPFGLVCFFSFMTITEGGGRRALARKFQDVYIPTLKANFLIWPAVQVLNFRVVPIQFQIPFVSMIGIAWTAYLSLTNSAEEE